One genomic region from Reichenbachiella ulvae encodes:
- a CDS encoding YgaP family membrane protein — translation MKSNMGTLDRVIRIVVALVLGILYYFGVISGIWATILIGLSVIFILTSLVSVCPLYLPFGISTCSKREKLSK, via the coding sequence ATGAAATCTAACATGGGAACCCTGGATAGGGTCATTCGAATTGTCGTGGCATTGGTGCTGGGCATCTTGTACTACTTTGGAGTTATCTCAGGTATTTGGGCTACCATTCTGATTGGTCTGTCAGTGATTTTTATTCTGACTAGTCTGGTGAGTGTTTGCCCTTTGTATCTACCATTTGGTATCAGTACTTGTTCAAAAAGGGAAAAGCTATCAAAATAA
- a CDS encoding EF-hand domain-containing protein, which translates to MLSPLQIEKQTHFFNILDFDRSGTIEKEDFEAIGENLCIVRDFDMDTEAYDTVMGMTTSIWGHLLPFVEGDHGTLDQWLKFMSSLLDPSNIETYKKYVLNFTSTLFKLFDLNDDGYISQNEYIDLFIGLRIEVRFAPKAFRALDDNKDGKISHDELVRSVDQFFRSNKQEALGNWLFGSWEPEDD; encoded by the coding sequence ATGTTAAGTCCATTACAAATTGAGAAGCAAACACATTTTTTCAACATTCTAGACTTTGATCGCAGTGGTACTATAGAAAAAGAAGACTTTGAAGCCATAGGTGAAAATCTCTGTATCGTTAGAGATTTTGATATGGATACAGAGGCCTACGATACGGTGATGGGAATGACCACATCGATCTGGGGTCATTTGCTTCCCTTTGTGGAAGGAGACCATGGTACTCTGGATCAGTGGCTCAAATTCATGTCTTCCCTGTTAGATCCTAGCAACATAGAAACATACAAAAAGTATGTGTTGAATTTCACCTCTACCTTGTTCAAACTCTTTGATTTGAACGATGATGGTTACATTTCTCAAAATGAATACATAGATCTTTTTATAGGTCTTAGAATAGAAGTTCGTTTTGCACCGAAGGCTTTTCGTGCCTTGGATGATAACAAAGATGGGAAAATCTCTCATGATGAGTTAGTTCGCTCAGTGGATCAATTCTTCCGAAGCAACAAGCAAGAAGCTTTGGGAAATTGGCTATTTGGTTCATGGGAGCCGGAAGATGATTAA
- a CDS encoding phosphate/phosphite/phosphonate ABC transporter substrate-binding protein, with protein MKIELILKSIGGLCVILFLYSCQTNQASNLSDTEINEKTVQEPTSLSSKPTEKIETNETQEVAVLDFYLTPSRSEELVQETGRLLIDFLEKETSYTFRLKVPENYEEMLESFSSNEGDVALMNSSSYIKAHDLYGAQAKLRAVRYGRSSYFGQIVANADKGISSIKDLAGKSMVYTDTLSASGYLFPKNIIEKNEIELGNVAFAGTHDRVIKMVYKGIADAGATYYSEPATDGTIRDARSRLVEEYPDVESKVKILQVTDPIPNDPVVFAKHISKQMSFDISLAIIKFMETEVGKKAMNELYSIEGYVRCSDSDYNVLREVLQ; from the coding sequence ATGAAGATTGAACTAATCCTAAAATCAATAGGAGGGCTATGTGTCATCCTATTTTTGTATTCCTGCCAGACCAATCAAGCCTCCAACTTATCAGATACTGAAATCAATGAAAAGACGGTTCAGGAGCCAACTAGTCTTTCTTCCAAACCCACAGAAAAGATAGAAACAAATGAAACGCAAGAAGTAGCTGTTCTTGATTTTTATTTGACTCCTTCTAGAAGCGAAGAACTTGTTCAGGAAACCGGACGGTTGTTGATAGATTTTCTTGAGAAAGAAACCTCTTATACTTTTCGATTGAAAGTACCCGAAAACTACGAGGAGATGCTGGAATCTTTTTCTTCTAATGAAGGGGATGTAGCCTTGATGAATTCATCCAGTTATATCAAAGCGCATGATCTCTATGGCGCCCAGGCTAAACTAAGAGCTGTCCGCTACGGTCGATCCAGTTATTTTGGACAAATAGTTGCCAATGCAGACAAGGGAATCTCATCCATAAAAGACCTGGCAGGGAAATCTATGGTGTATACCGATACCTTATCTGCCTCTGGATATTTGTTTCCTAAAAATATTATCGAAAAGAATGAAATAGAGTTAGGCAATGTCGCATTTGCTGGGACACACGATCGAGTGATCAAAATGGTGTATAAAGGAATAGCAGATGCTGGAGCTACCTACTATTCTGAACCTGCGACTGATGGAACAATCAGAGATGCCAGATCTCGATTGGTCGAGGAGTATCCCGATGTAGAATCAAAAGTTAAAATCCTGCAAGTGACTGATCCTATTCCGAACGATCCGGTGGTTTTTGCCAAACACATCAGCAAGCAGATGAGTTTTGATATTTCTCTTGCCATCATCAAGTTTATGGAAACCGAGGTTGGAAAAAAGGCAATGAATGAGCTTTATTCGATCGAAGGTTATGTAAGGTGTAGCGACAGTGACTACAACGTGTTAAGAGAGGTGTTGCAATAA
- a CDS encoding peroxiredoxin-like family protein codes for MKKIVPFGLFILLNLCQYVLYAQADESTFSVGDQVPNFTGVDQFGNDFMLSEQLEKGPVVLMFYRGYWCPYCNKQLSEMQDSLKFISERGGAVVAVTPEQPEYIEETVNQTDASFKIIHDKDLQIMKSFGVAYKMEDALVKKYKRNGLDVAQTNGDNGTYLPVPATYIINSDGSILFAFYDPDYKKRATVSKILKNL; via the coding sequence ATGAAAAAAATTGTTCCATTTGGTTTGTTTATCCTGTTGAACCTCTGTCAGTATGTGCTTTATGCACAGGCAGATGAGTCGACATTTAGTGTTGGAGATCAAGTCCCGAACTTCACAGGAGTAGATCAATTTGGGAATGATTTTATGCTTTCGGAGCAATTAGAAAAAGGGCCTGTCGTTCTCATGTTTTACAGAGGTTATTGGTGTCCCTATTGCAACAAGCAACTCTCTGAAATGCAGGATTCCTTAAAATTTATCAGCGAAAGAGGAGGAGCTGTGGTAGCAGTGACCCCAGAACAACCAGAGTATATAGAAGAGACGGTCAATCAAACCGATGCTTCATTCAAAATCATCCACGATAAGGATTTACAAATCATGAAATCTTTTGGGGTGGCTTATAAAATGGAAGATGCTTTGGTCAAAAAATACAAAAGAAACGGTCTCGATGTAGCCCAGACTAATGGAGACAATGGTACTTATCTACCTGTACCCGCTACATATATTATTAATTCCGACGGTAGCATTTTATTTGCTTTTTATGATCCCGATTATAAAAAGCGTGCTACAGTAAGTAAGATTCTTAAAAATCTTTAA
- a CDS encoding patatin-like phospholipase family protein, which yields MSKTISLVLGSGGARGLAHIGIIHWLEEHGYEIKSISSCSIGAAVGGAYAAGQLQGFETWIRSFDRKDVFSMMDFVLSKDGFVKGDKIMSAINEIIGSKNIEELDIKFTAVAADIAKEEEVWINSGPINDAIRASISLPLFFTPFEHSGRPLIDGGILNPTPTEPVANDETDMMIAVNLGGKPLPELDDKEEDEDEDSFFFKKYNEFLERLDWGKKETKKEWDLYYILDQSFNSMQNTIAAQKMKIHRPDILIDIPRNKCGTLEFDRANEMIDYGYEMAEKVLEEKLSKLS from the coding sequence ATGAGTAAAACTATTTCGCTAGTGCTGGGAAGTGGAGGTGCACGAGGGCTGGCCCATATCGGCATCATACACTGGTTAGAAGAACATGGCTATGAGATCAAATCCATTTCATCTTGTTCGATCGGTGCTGCAGTTGGGGGGGCATATGCAGCCGGTCAACTTCAGGGTTTTGAAACCTGGATTCGAAGCTTTGATCGCAAAGATGTTTTTTCTATGATGGACTTTGTGCTATCCAAGGATGGATTTGTCAAAGGAGATAAAATCATGTCGGCGATCAATGAAATCATTGGTAGTAAAAATATCGAAGAACTAGATATCAAGTTTACAGCTGTGGCGGCTGATATAGCCAAGGAAGAGGAAGTTTGGATCAACTCTGGCCCCATCAATGATGCGATTCGTGCTTCTATATCATTACCCTTGTTTTTTACTCCCTTCGAACATAGCGGTAGGCCATTGATAGATGGAGGGATACTCAATCCCACTCCGACAGAGCCTGTGGCAAATGATGAGACAGATATGATGATCGCTGTTAATCTTGGAGGTAAACCCCTCCCAGAATTAGATGATAAAGAAGAGGATGAAGATGAAGACTCTTTCTTTTTCAAAAAATACAACGAATTCCTCGAGAGGCTGGATTGGGGTAAAAAAGAAACCAAGAAAGAGTGGGACCTTTACTATATTCTAGATCAGTCCTTCAATTCCATGCAAAACACCATCGCAGCACAAAAGATGAAAATCCATCGCCCCGATATTCTGATCGATATCCCTAGAAACAAGTGCGGCACATTAGAATTTGATCGTGCCAACGAAATGATCGACTATGGATATGAAATGGCTGAAAAGGTTCTGGAAGAGAAGCTCTCAAAATTATCTTGA
- the prmA gene encoding 50S ribosomal protein L11 methyltransferase, with translation MTFIQLTINCAPEYQEIFLAELAEIGFDTFEEKEEELEAYIASELFQETAVREVVQRYKELTQAKYSYQEIEKENWNEEWEKNYHPIEVEGKCRVRATFHEAKPEFKYEIVIIPKMSFGTGHHATTYNMLSLEMENDFQGKSVLDVGTGTGVLAIMAHKLGATHIEATDVDDWCIENSTENFGLNDMVDVPTHQGVIDEIKLNQGQYNVVLANINKNVLLVEIPSYAKLLPAGGELYLSGFYESDIHDITEKAKEHNLSLDKSVIKDNWAALKLTKY, from the coding sequence ATGACATTTATTCAACTTACCATCAACTGCGCACCTGAGTATCAAGAGATATTTCTAGCAGAACTTGCCGAAATTGGTTTTGACACTTTCGAAGAAAAAGAAGAAGAACTGGAAGCCTATATTGCTAGTGAGCTCTTTCAAGAAACTGCTGTAAGAGAGGTGGTTCAAAGATACAAGGAGCTGACTCAGGCCAAATATTCCTATCAGGAAATAGAAAAGGAAAACTGGAATGAAGAGTGGGAAAAAAATTATCATCCCATAGAGGTGGAAGGTAAATGCCGAGTAAGAGCGACTTTTCATGAGGCTAAACCGGAATTCAAATACGAGATAGTCATCATCCCTAAAATGTCTTTTGGTACAGGTCATCATGCCACAACCTACAATATGCTGTCCCTCGAAATGGAAAACGATTTTCAGGGTAAATCAGTATTGGATGTAGGCACTGGGACCGGTGTATTGGCCATCATGGCACATAAGCTGGGCGCAACACATATTGAAGCAACAGATGTAGATGACTGGTGCATAGAAAACAGTACGGAGAATTTTGGGCTGAATGACATGGTAGATGTGCCTACACATCAAGGTGTCATTGACGAGATCAAACTGAATCAAGGTCAATACAACGTGGTTCTGGCCAATATCAATAAAAATGTCCTGTTAGTTGAAATCCCAAGTTACGCTAAGCTGCTCCCCGCCGGAGGCGAATTGTATTTGAGTGGGTTTTATGAATCCGATATCCATGATATCACCGAAAAGGCAAAAGAGCACAATCTTTCACTAGACAAATCAGTTATTAAGGACAATTGGGCTGCACTAAAATTGACCAAATACTAA
- the ppk1 gene encoding polyphosphate kinase 1: MENQSTDTTNNTENIYYDRDLSWLTFNYRVLKEAQSPDVPLFERLKFLAIYSSNQDEFFRVRVANLRSYIKLDKKKINKALDYDPKDLLKDIHLRVQEHLKEFTETLRYKVLLELEKNGVFILSPEQLNDDQKSACLYYFKTKVLSFLQPYIFGISSRDAFLNNRELYFALRIQNKFSGNIDFACLNIPSNRLSRFFQLPSPNVQFHYIFLDDIIRMNLDFIFPDYDILECQSIKMNKDADLNIEDEFSGDLVEKIQRQIEKRNLGVPSRFLYDRNMSKDLLEYLKSAFDLMDEDLVSGAHYHSLFDFFQLPNPIGRSIEFEPLKPLRNRKIDRHRSIFSAIDEEDHMLHFPYHSYNYILQFFNQAAIDPHVSEIKVTFYRMASDSFIGNALMSAARNEKKVTVFMELKARFDEENNLRWAERMQKAGVKIIYSIPGLKVHAKVALVKKKTETGMIKNYCFFGTGNLNEKTASIYADHGLLTCDKDMGEELDDLFKFLYKRKEPGKFNSLLVSQFNIIDGFVARIDREIAHAKNGNEARIIVKLNNLEERGMIDKLYEASRAGVKIDMIIRSVCCLVPGVPGMSENIRIRRIVGRFLEHSRIVWFQNNGDDELYMGSADWMKRNLKSRIEVKFPIRNEELKNQVKELLKIQLKDNTKAVMLDQDINNIPIKKVKGQRLYNAQIDAYEIIKRWEEMS; this comes from the coding sequence TTGGAAAACCAAAGCACCGACACTACCAACAATACAGAAAATATCTATTACGATAGGGACCTGAGTTGGCTCACTTTCAACTATAGGGTGCTCAAAGAAGCCCAAAGCCCGGACGTTCCCCTGTTCGAGCGGCTTAAGTTTTTAGCCATATATTCTTCCAATCAAGATGAGTTTTTTCGTGTGAGAGTAGCCAACCTTCGTAGCTACATCAAACTCGATAAAAAGAAAATCAACAAGGCGCTGGACTATGATCCAAAAGATCTTTTAAAAGATATCCACCTTCGGGTTCAAGAGCACCTGAAAGAGTTTACCGAGACACTTCGCTATAAAGTATTGCTCGAATTAGAAAAAAATGGTGTGTTCATATTGTCACCTGAGCAACTCAATGATGACCAAAAGTCAGCCTGTCTTTATTATTTCAAGACCAAAGTGCTCTCATTTCTTCAGCCTTATATTTTTGGGATTTCAAGCCGAGATGCCTTTCTAAACAATCGGGAGCTTTATTTTGCCCTCCGCATTCAAAACAAATTTTCTGGCAACATTGATTTTGCTTGTTTGAATATCCCCTCAAATAGGCTCTCCAGGTTTTTTCAACTCCCGTCTCCTAACGTCCAATTTCATTATATCTTTTTGGATGACATTATTCGAATGAATCTGGATTTCATTTTTCCTGATTATGATATACTGGAATGCCAAAGCATCAAGATGAACAAAGATGCTGATTTGAATATTGAAGATGAGTTTAGCGGAGATCTGGTCGAAAAAATTCAACGACAAATAGAAAAGAGAAACCTGGGGGTCCCTTCTAGATTTCTCTATGACAGAAACATGTCCAAAGATCTACTGGAATATCTGAAGTCAGCCTTTGATTTGATGGACGAGGATCTGGTATCTGGTGCACATTATCATAGTCTTTTTGACTTCTTTCAGTTACCCAATCCAATAGGAAGAAGCATAGAGTTTGAACCTTTAAAACCTCTTCGCAATCGAAAGATTGACCGTCACCGTTCTATCTTTTCGGCCATCGATGAGGAGGATCATATGCTGCATTTTCCTTACCACAGCTATAACTACATCCTGCAGTTTTTTAATCAAGCTGCCATCGATCCTCACGTGAGTGAAATCAAAGTTACCTTCTACCGTATGGCTTCCGATTCTTTTATTGGAAATGCCCTAATGAGTGCCGCCAGAAATGAGAAGAAGGTGACGGTATTTATGGAACTGAAGGCACGATTTGATGAAGAAAATAACCTACGCTGGGCAGAAAGAATGCAAAAAGCTGGTGTTAAAATCATCTACAGCATCCCAGGATTGAAGGTTCATGCCAAGGTAGCCCTAGTCAAAAAGAAGACTGAAACGGGGATGATCAAAAATTATTGCTTCTTCGGGACAGGCAACTTGAATGAAAAAACAGCCTCTATCTATGCAGATCATGGCCTTTTGACCTGTGATAAGGATATGGGAGAAGAACTTGATGACCTGTTCAAATTTCTGTACAAAAGAAAAGAGCCAGGAAAATTCAATTCTCTGCTTGTCTCCCAATTCAATATTATTGATGGTTTTGTGGCACGAATAGATCGGGAGATCGCTCATGCAAAAAATGGAAACGAGGCTCGAATCATTGTCAAACTCAACAACCTGGAGGAACGTGGCATGATCGATAAGCTGTATGAAGCGAGTCGAGCAGGCGTAAAAATTGATATGATCATCCGGAGTGTTTGCTGTTTAGTCCCAGGAGTGCCTGGTATGAGTGAGAACATTCGAATCCGTAGAATCGTGGGTCGATTCTTGGAGCATAGCCGCATCGTTTGGTTCCAAAATAACGGTGACGATGAATTGTATATGGGCTCAGCTGACTGGATGAAGCGTAACTTAAAAAGTCGTATCGAAGTGAAATTTCCTATTAGAAATGAGGAACTTAAAAACCAGGTGAAAGAACTACTAAAGATTCAGTTGAAGGACAATACCAAAGCCGTCATGCTGGACCAGGATATTAACAACATCCCCATCAAAAAAGTAAAAGGTCAGCGATTGTACAATGCCCAGATTGATGCTTATGAAATCATCAAAAGATGGGAAGAAATGAGCTAG
- a CDS encoding DNA-3-methyladenine glycosylase I has translation MCKKRCGWAENSFEAYEKYHDEEWGVPVHDDKTHFEFLILEGAQAGLSWSTIIKKREGYRQAFADFDVEKVAKFSEEKIQELIQYEGIVRNKLKIRSAVTNARCFLEIQKEFGSFDNYIWGFVNHKVIVGHWKSMSEVPATTAESDALSKDLKKRGFKFVGSTIIYAHMQATGLVNDHSIDCFRYTELLK, from the coding sequence ATGTGTAAAAAAAGATGCGGCTGGGCGGAGAACTCTTTTGAGGCTTATGAAAAATACCACGATGAGGAATGGGGAGTCCCTGTACACGATGACAAAACGCACTTCGAATTTCTCATCTTAGAAGGTGCACAGGCGGGTCTCAGCTGGAGTACAATTATTAAGAAAAGGGAAGGGTACCGTCAGGCCTTCGCTGATTTCGATGTAGAAAAGGTAGCTAAATTCTCAGAAGAGAAGATTCAAGAACTCATTCAATACGAAGGAATCGTCAGAAACAAACTGAAAATAAGGAGTGCCGTCACCAATGCACGATGCTTTCTTGAGATACAAAAGGAATTTGGGTCCTTCGACAACTATATATGGGGCTTTGTAAATCATAAGGTAATCGTAGGACATTGGAAATCTATGAGCGAAGTGCCTGCAACTACCGCCGAATCAGATGCTCTGAGCAAAGATCTAAAAAAGCGGGGGTTCAAATTTGTCGGTAGTACGATCATCTATGCCCATATGCAAGCGACTGGTCTGGTCAACGATCATTCGATAGATTGCTTTCGCTATACCGAACTTTTAAAGTGA
- a CDS encoding T9SS type A sorting domain-containing protein: MNKHLLLIGFSLFTLSIAVYFLNQSCGVMQENSNPSLTGQEIWNNEYEAKKKKHQDPNFKKADKPNKYLALKQALKTREGESGPGYKMNYLQSELNKTQMNKQVFAARTKAAPYDFDERGPGNVPGRTRAFVIDPDDPNHWIAGAVGGGIWISENAGESWRSASTGMTNLAISSMAFAASNPNIIYAGTGEGWGASGGMIKGNGIYKSIDRGESWTQLASTASNEDFQMVNRIVVDPNDENTLLCANSNDPLYASSFNSGVFKSTDGGANWTKVLTTDRYAQQIIADPTNFDILYVAVRGSGVWKSIDKGNNWTNASVGLLADGRIELAISPVDPNRIFASVEGSVSGTGADLYISDDAADNWNVMTEVTLSDVDFLGGQGWYDNTLMAHPFDKDKVYVGGVNLFLFDVEEGVESGDPQFLGANENNTSSFFDLTSFDSGDVYDGKIAFGSVGGSDLVSIEVRFGNGASQMAHRFEVPVGEGAGVPAANYSYKDYVEVPFEVWDTDNNQQLMVSFRDQQRDGKFNLIEQNTDGDASSHSREYLYVHKVNYNATTPSAEIAVNGGHEIQDMYFFWPFLAAGGTWDPNNLPESSFELTFDKITKRFKSRQNLTDAYQQYSGKNQFSQTQGATVTEGVHPDNHNIQAIITDEANQEFQIIIANDGGLYKSGVGTNPGFIDGDWDFAGSGYNTTQFYAVDKAPGESRYIGGAQDNGTWMTRSGQEGSSTAAYARANGGDGFGVVWNYVDPELLLSSVYSNYIDRSTNGGASFSQSTSGLTDIEDDAPFITKLENVKSDPYTVYTVGASGVWKSNNFGASWALSPISDQWSLRTFIDVKISKANNNIVWAGSAMTSGESLHVSVDGGETFTPTSIYDEMLGQISGLATHPTEDSTAFVLFSFADDPKILKTEDLGQSWIDISGFGLNEESNSGFPDVAVYDLLVLPHETSTLWAGTEIGIFESTDDGSSWHILDSDFPPVSVWEIRNIDDQIVVGTHGRGIWSVTMDDLPRQGFNPVIDQLSFSLDGSSFNMDYTLSSEVDSIFVMIDGNALDKETQPKNPGGFEWSLSGNLSLDSKLNLVSYLDGQPYVSDYFAIEIPTFVTALTGYSNDFDDFSDDFFGNGFTISGAGLRGRSMWTFGDYDNDAKYSYTLNSPIIVSSDPVLNKIEFDEIVLIEPINDYAVVEASIDGVDWVEITERYDASKDADWQALFDAGTTPTSAALKRRSITLTDFFSPGDQIIIRFKLVSNESVTGWGWAIDNLRIQEEEVLSATPSKPKEKLLVYPNPMVNGQLHLTLANAASSPVDLEIRNHAGQLVYESEINPRQFTKNSVELDLSSASLSKGIYFIHVNQKGMGLQSTKFIVN, translated from the coding sequence ATGAATAAACATTTACTACTTATTGGTTTTAGCCTTTTCACTCTGAGCATTGCTGTCTACTTTTTGAATCAGTCCTGTGGAGTAATGCAAGAAAATTCGAATCCATCTCTAACTGGACAGGAGATATGGAACAACGAATATGAGGCCAAGAAGAAAAAACATCAGGACCCAAATTTTAAAAAGGCTGACAAGCCCAATAAATATTTAGCCCTGAAACAAGCCCTGAAAACAAGGGAAGGTGAGAGTGGACCTGGTTACAAAATGAACTACTTGCAAAGTGAGTTAAATAAGACTCAAATGAACAAGCAGGTATTTGCTGCCAGAACAAAAGCCGCCCCCTATGATTTCGATGAGAGAGGGCCCGGAAACGTACCGGGAAGAACACGGGCCTTTGTAATTGACCCTGATGACCCGAATCATTGGATTGCGGGAGCAGTCGGAGGGGGAATATGGATCAGTGAAAATGCTGGTGAATCATGGAGAAGTGCCTCCACTGGAATGACCAATCTAGCCATATCCAGTATGGCTTTTGCAGCTTCCAATCCCAATATAATTTATGCCGGAACAGGTGAAGGATGGGGTGCCTCTGGAGGAATGATCAAAGGCAATGGAATCTATAAATCCATTGATAGAGGGGAAAGTTGGACACAACTTGCTTCAACTGCTTCAAATGAAGACTTTCAAATGGTAAACAGAATAGTGGTGGATCCAAACGATGAAAACACATTGCTGTGTGCCAATAGCAATGATCCGCTTTACGCCTCCTCTTTCAACTCTGGGGTTTTCAAATCTACTGACGGGGGTGCTAATTGGACTAAGGTACTCACTACGGATCGATACGCTCAACAAATTATCGCGGACCCGACCAATTTCGATATTTTATATGTTGCTGTTAGAGGCAGTGGCGTTTGGAAATCTATAGACAAAGGTAATAACTGGACAAACGCAAGTGTAGGTTTGCTTGCTGATGGAAGAATAGAATTGGCAATATCTCCAGTTGACCCCAATAGAATTTTTGCTTCAGTAGAAGGATCTGTCTCTGGTACCGGTGCTGATCTATATATTTCGGATGATGCCGCTGACAACTGGAATGTGATGACAGAAGTCACTTTATCAGATGTAGATTTCCTCGGTGGTCAAGGCTGGTACGACAATACGCTAATGGCTCACCCATTTGACAAAGACAAGGTATATGTAGGAGGCGTCAATCTATTCTTGTTCGATGTGGAAGAGGGAGTTGAGTCTGGTGACCCACAGTTTTTGGGAGCAAACGAAAATAACACATCATCATTCTTCGATTTAACCAGTTTTGATAGCGGAGACGTATATGACGGAAAAATTGCTTTTGGTTCTGTTGGTGGTTCCGATTTGGTTTCTATTGAAGTTCGGTTTGGAAACGGGGCTAGTCAAATGGCTCATCGATTTGAAGTCCCAGTTGGAGAAGGGGCTGGTGTACCTGCGGCTAATTATAGTTATAAAGACTATGTCGAAGTACCCTTCGAAGTATGGGATACAGACAACAACCAACAGTTAATGGTGTCTTTTAGAGATCAGCAACGAGATGGTAAGTTCAATTTGATCGAGCAAAATACTGATGGGGATGCCAGTAGTCATTCCAGAGAATACCTATATGTTCATAAAGTCAATTATAACGCGACTACACCTTCAGCAGAAATCGCAGTAAATGGCGGACATGAAATTCAGGATATGTACTTTTTTTGGCCTTTCCTAGCTGCCGGTGGAACTTGGGACCCAAACAATCTTCCTGAATCTTCATTTGAATTGACGTTTGATAAAATAACGAAAAGGTTTAAATCACGACAGAATTTAACAGATGCCTATCAGCAATACTCTGGTAAAAACCAGTTTAGCCAAACTCAGGGAGCCACAGTTACTGAAGGTGTTCATCCTGATAACCACAACATACAAGCGATCATCACTGACGAGGCAAATCAGGAGTTTCAAATCATCATTGCCAACGATGGAGGCCTTTATAAATCTGGGGTTGGTACCAATCCTGGTTTTATCGATGGCGATTGGGATTTTGCCGGGTCAGGCTATAATACCACGCAATTTTATGCGGTAGACAAGGCGCCAGGTGAAAGTCGGTACATAGGGGGAGCTCAAGATAATGGGACCTGGATGACCAGAAGTGGACAAGAGGGAAGCAGCACAGCTGCATACGCCCGTGCCAATGGAGGTGATGGATTTGGAGTAGTCTGGAACTACGTAGATCCAGAATTACTATTAAGCTCTGTGTATAGCAATTATATTGATCGCTCTACAAACGGCGGGGCAAGTTTCAGTCAATCTACCTCAGGGCTTACGGATATAGAAGATGACGCCCCTTTTATTACCAAACTGGAAAATGTAAAATCTGACCCTTACACCGTATATACAGTGGGTGCCTCAGGAGTTTGGAAGTCCAACAACTTCGGAGCAAGTTGGGCTCTCTCCCCAATTTCAGATCAGTGGTCCTTACGAACCTTTATTGATGTGAAAATTTCAAAAGCCAACAATAACATCGTCTGGGCAGGGTCCGCCATGACCAGTGGTGAAAGCTTACATGTATCTGTGGATGGTGGAGAAACTTTTACTCCTACTTCTATATATGATGAGATGTTGGGTCAAATCTCCGGACTCGCAACCCATCCAACTGAAGATTCGACAGCATTTGTACTTTTTTCATTCGCAGATGATCCGAAAATTCTTAAAACAGAAGATTTGGGACAAAGCTGGATCGATATTTCAGGATTTGGGTTGAATGAAGAGAGTAATTCAGGTTTTCCTGATGTAGCGGTTTATGACTTGCTCGTATTACCTCACGAAACATCTACCCTCTGGGCTGGAACTGAAATCGGCATATTTGAGTCAACGGATGATGGAAGCAGCTGGCATATTTTAGATTCTGATTTTCCACCCGTATCGGTTTGGGAAATTCGAAATATTGATGATCAGATTGTAGTGGGAACGCATGGTCGAGGTATTTGGTCTGTCACCATGGATGACCTGCCTCGACAAGGCTTTAATCCTGTCATCGACCAATTGAGTTTTTCTTTGGATGGTAGCTCTTTCAATATGGATTATACGCTTTCATCTGAGGTAGATTCCATTTTTGTCATGATCGATGGAAATGCACTGGATAAGGAGACTCAGCCTAAAAATCCAGGTGGTTTCGAATGGAGTTTATCAGGTAATTTATCTTTAGATAGCAAGCTTAATCTGGTTAGCTATCTCGATGGCCAACCCTATGTTTCAGATTATTTTGCCATTGAAATCCCGACTTTTGTAACAGCTCTTACTGGTTATTCCAATGACTTTGATGACTTCTCGGATGATTTCTTTGGGAATGGTTTTACGATCTCCGGTGCTGGGCTTAGAGGAAGATCGATGTGGACCTTTGGAGACTATGACAATGATGCTAAGTACAGCTATACACTCAATAGTCCAATCATTGTTAGCTCAGACCCGGTTTTGAATAAAATCGAATTTGATGAAATCGTATTGATCGAACCAATCAACGACTATGCAGTAGTGGAAGCCTCAATCGATGGGGTGGATTGGGTAGAGATAACCGAAAGGTATGATGCTTCTAAAGATGCGGATTGGCAAGCACTATTCGATGCTGGTACGACACCTACCAGTGCTGCCCTGAAACGTCGCAGCATTACGCTCACCGATTTTTTCTCCCCCGGAGATCAAATCATAATTCGATTCAAACTGGTGAGTAATGAAAGTGTAACTGGATGGGGATGGGCCATCGACAACCTAAGAATACAGGAAGAGGAAGTATTATCTGCAACTCCATCGAAACCTAAGGAGAAACTGCTGGTATACCCTAACCCAATGGTCAATGGTCAATTGCATTTGACTCTTGCAAATGCTGCTTCAAGTCCTGTTGATTTGGAAATCAGAAACCATGCAGGACAGCTAGTTTATGAATCGGAAATTAACCCTCGCCAATTCACAAAAAATTCTGTAGAGCTTGACTTAAGCTCAGCCAGTCTATCAAAAGGGATTTACTTCATACATGTTAATCAAAAGGGTATGGGGCTACAATCGACTAAGTTCATTGTGAATTAA